From Sporosarcina sp. 6E9, a single genomic window includes:
- the tenA gene encoding thiaminase II, with protein sequence MKFTDRLHGKTLPIWRQNHNHPFVKGIGDGTVDQENFRFYMVQDYLYLIDYSKVFAIGAVKADDVETMGKFAGLLEGTLNTEMELHRKYAARFGISQEELENAKPSPIVLAYTHYMLHVSQKGTLAEVVAAVLPCAWSYWEIGKELNAIPGAADHPLYGDWIRMYSSDAFGELAGWCIDLMNEVADGKPEHELQKLEEIFLNTTRFEYMFWDMANNQQMWPGVVGVETANVEV encoded by the coding sequence ATGAAATTCACTGACCGCTTGCATGGGAAGACATTACCAATTTGGAGACAGAATCATAATCATCCATTTGTAAAAGGAATTGGCGATGGAACTGTTGATCAAGAAAACTTCCGATTTTACATGGTGCAGGATTACTTATATTTGATTGATTACTCAAAAGTATTCGCAATCGGTGCTGTGAAAGCCGACGATGTCGAGACGATGGGGAAATTTGCGGGACTGCTTGAAGGAACTTTGAATACGGAAATGGAACTTCACCGCAAATATGCTGCAAGATTCGGCATTTCCCAAGAAGAGCTTGAAAACGCGAAGCCCTCCCCTATTGTCCTTGCCTATACGCATTACATGTTGCATGTAAGTCAAAAAGGAACGCTCGCGGAAGTTGTCGCAGCTGTACTGCCATGTGCTTGGAGTTATTGGGAAATCGGGAAAGAATTAAACGCCATCCCCGGGGCTGCAGATCATCCACTCTACGGCGACTGGATTCGCATGTATTCATCCGACGCATTCGGTGAGTTAGCAGGATGGTGCATCGATTTGATGAATGAAGTTGCTGATGGAAAACCTGAACACGAGCTACAAAAACTTGAGGAAATCTTTTTAAATACAACACGTTTTGAATACATGTTCTGGGATATGGCAAATAACCAGCAAATGTGGCCAGGCGTTGTAGGCGTTGAAACTGCTAATGTTGAAGTTTAA
- a CDS encoding efflux RND transporter permease subunit: MKSIVNFVMKNKLAIWLLTFIITAAGLYSGTQMKLETIPDITIPIVSVTTIYPGATPEQVDQDLSEPLEKAVSGLSGLSSVSSTSYQNASSLQIEFNYGTDMDKATSEVEEALKNVNLPSNAMDPSVGRISINAFPVLAISVSDKDANLEELTKKVEDTLIPSIEAIEGVSSATASGQQIEEVSLTFDHEKMASLNLDEETVKMIIKGSDVKMPLGLFQFGDQEQSVVVDGNITTVDDLKNILIPVMPAEMPGQGTIPGMEGMPGQDEIGTEPSAAAGQSAELPTVKLGEIATIELIGKAESISRTNGEEAIALQIIKSQQANTVDVVNAVKEHVEQFEKENKGVTISTTLDQGEPIEDSVNTMLSKALFGALFAVLIIMLFLRNFKSTIIAIVSIPMSLLIAIILLNLMDITLNMMTLGAMTVAIGRVIDDSIVVVENIFRRMNLATEKLKGRALVREATLQMFKPITSSTLVTVAVFIPIGLVGGMVGELFMPFALTIVFALMASLLVAVTIVPMLAHSLFKKQIYSNEVSSKADKGKGKTATAYEKILNWTLNHKLITSVISIALLVGSLFLVPIIGVSFLPEEEQKMMYITYTPEPGETLEAVNENVEIAESYLMDLKDVETIQVSVGGENPMAPGASNGALMFVTFNSDTEEFTKVTEDTILELQDLSTTGEWKSQDFGMGASNALSYYVYGNSIEDIEPVITDIENILKNETELKDVKTSLARSYKEYTLVADQEKLTQFGLTTAQIGMKLNPMQQREVLTKIADGNKTFDVYIDVEETEQKTIDDLLKNTVQSPFGMEVPISEFVKVKEGTSSDTVSRRNGKIFASASATITAKDVTKVSADIQKEIDKLDIPSNVEVNTAGVTEDIAEAFTQLGLAMLAAIAIVYLILVVTFGGGLAPFAVLFSLPFTVIGALVGLLIAGETISVSSMIGVLMLIGIVVTNAIVLIDRVINMEKEGLSTREAILEAGTTRLRPILMTALATIGALIPLAIGAEGSGLISKGLGVTVIGGLTSSTLLTLIFVPIVYEFLGKFRKKKVEVETE, from the coding sequence ATGAAATCAATTGTAAACTTTGTTATGAAAAATAAGTTAGCTATCTGGCTTCTTACATTCATTATAACAGCTGCCGGTCTTTATTCGGGGACGCAGATGAAATTAGAAACAATACCGGATATTACGATTCCAATCGTTAGTGTCACAACAATTTACCCAGGAGCGACTCCTGAACAGGTTGATCAGGATTTATCGGAACCGCTGGAAAAAGCAGTATCTGGTCTAAGCGGACTCTCTTCCGTAAGCTCTACTTCCTATCAAAATGCATCGTCACTTCAAATTGAATTTAACTATGGTACAGATATGGATAAAGCAACAAGTGAAGTTGAAGAGGCGTTAAAGAATGTCAACTTACCTAGTAATGCAATGGATCCAAGTGTCGGTAGAATAAGTATTAACGCATTTCCAGTTCTCGCAATTAGTGTTTCTGATAAAGATGCGAATCTTGAGGAGTTAACGAAGAAAGTAGAAGATACTTTAATTCCGAGTATCGAAGCCATCGAAGGTGTCTCAAGTGCAACTGCATCTGGACAGCAAATTGAAGAAGTTAGTCTAACTTTCGATCACGAAAAAATGGCTTCACTGAATTTGGATGAAGAAACGGTAAAAATGATTATAAAAGGCTCAGACGTGAAGATGCCTTTAGGACTTTTCCAATTTGGCGATCAAGAACAATCAGTAGTTGTTGATGGAAACATTACAACTGTTGACGATTTGAAAAACATTTTAATTCCCGTGATGCCTGCAGAAATGCCGGGTCAAGGTACAATTCCTGGTATGGAAGGAATGCCTGGCCAAGATGAGATAGGCACCGAGCCTTCAGCGGCGGCAGGACAAAGTGCTGAACTCCCTACTGTTAAATTAGGAGAAATTGCAACGATTGAACTCATCGGAAAAGCAGAATCTATTTCAAGAACAAACGGTGAAGAAGCGATTGCACTTCAAATTATTAAATCACAACAAGCGAATACAGTTGACGTTGTCAATGCTGTGAAAGAGCATGTTGAACAGTTTGAAAAAGAAAATAAAGGTGTAACAATTTCTACAACGTTGGACCAAGGTGAACCTATCGAAGACTCTGTAAATACGATGCTAAGTAAAGCCCTCTTCGGAGCACTTTTTGCTGTACTTATCATCATGTTGTTCCTTCGTAATTTCAAATCGACAATCATTGCAATAGTATCCATCCCGATGTCGTTACTCATCGCGATTATTCTTTTGAATTTGATGGATATTACATTAAACATGATGACACTTGGTGCAATGACCGTAGCAATTGGTCGTGTAATCGATGATTCGATTGTAGTTGTCGAAAACATATTCAGACGAATGAATCTAGCAACCGAAAAACTGAAAGGTAGAGCGCTAGTACGAGAAGCGACACTTCAAATGTTCAAACCAATAACGTCGTCTACACTCGTTACAGTTGCCGTATTCATCCCTATCGGATTAGTTGGTGGAATGGTCGGCGAATTGTTCATGCCATTCGCATTGACAATTGTATTCGCACTAATGGCTTCATTACTTGTAGCTGTTACAATTGTGCCAATGCTTGCACATTCATTATTTAAAAAGCAAATCTATTCAAACGAAGTTAGTTCAAAGGCTGACAAAGGCAAAGGGAAAACAGCTACTGCTTATGAAAAAATATTAAACTGGACATTGAATCATAAACTGATTACATCAGTCATTTCCATTGCTTTACTCGTCGGAAGTTTATTTTTAGTTCCGATTATCGGCGTAAGTTTCTTACCAGAAGAAGAGCAAAAAATGATGTATATTACGTACACACCTGAACCTGGCGAAACACTTGAAGCTGTAAACGAAAACGTTGAAATAGCTGAATCGTATTTAATGGACTTAAAGGACGTTGAAACAATCCAAGTATCTGTTGGCGGTGAAAACCCTATGGCACCAGGCGCCTCTAATGGAGCGCTGATGTTTGTGACATTCAATTCGGATACTGAAGAGTTTACAAAAGTAACAGAAGATACAATACTTGAACTCCAAGACTTATCAACGACAGGTGAATGGAAATCTCAAGACTTCGGTATGGGTGCGAGTAACGCATTAAGCTATTATGTTTACGGAAATAGCATTGAAGATATTGAACCAGTTATCACTGATATCGAAAATATCTTGAAAAATGAAACAGAATTAAAAGATGTTAAAACGAGTCTAGCAAGATCGTATAAAGAATATACACTGGTTGCAGACCAAGAAAAACTAACACAGTTTGGTCTAACAACAGCCCAAATCGGAATGAAACTAAATCCGATGCAACAACGTGAAGTACTTACAAAAATTGCAGATGGCAACAAAACATTTGACGTTTATATTGATGTTGAAGAAACTGAACAGAAAACAATCGATGATTTACTAAAAAATACTGTACAATCTCCTTTCGGCATGGAGGTTCCAATTTCCGAATTTGTTAAAGTGAAAGAAGGAACAAGTTCAGATACAGTTTCCCGTAGAAATGGAAAAATCTTCGCAAGTGCATCCGCAACTATAACAGCAAAAGATGTAACTAAAGTTTCCGCGGACATTCAAAAAGAAATTGACAAACTAGACATCCCTTCAAATGTTGAAGTGAATACTGCCGGTGTTACCGAAGATATCGCAGAAGCCTTTACACAGCTTGGTCTAGCAATGTTAGCTGCAATTGCAATCGTGTATCTCATTTTAGTTGTTACTTTCGGCGGTGGACTCGCACCATTTGCAGTACTATTCTCACTTCCGTTTACAGTAATTGGCGCACTGGTTGGCTTACTCATTGCTGGTGAAACAATCAGTGTTTCATCTATGATTGGCGTTTTGATGCTAATCGGAATCGTCGTCACAAACGCGATTGTCTTAATTGACCGAGTGATTAATATGGAAAAAGAAGGCCTATCAACTAGAGAAGCTATCTTAGAAGCTGGAACGACAAGACTTCGCCCGATCCTGATGACAGCACTCGCAACAATTGGTGCCCTTATTCCATTAGCCATTGGTGCAGAAGGAAGCGGACTTATCTCCAAAGGTCTCGGCGTCACGGTTATCGGTGGGCTAACAAGTTCTACATTACTCACGCTGATATTCGTACCTATTGTTTATGAGTTCTTAGGAAAGTTCCGTAAAAAGAAAGTTGAAGTAGAAACAGAGTAA
- a CDS encoding ABC transporter ATP-binding protein, whose protein sequence is MLKFNNVSFGYEENNMILDELSFSVRPGEFISILGVSGSGKSTIFRLVTGLDNPSTGDITLEDEVNGHRLGKVGYMPQQDLLLPWRTILENAYLPLEIIGVDKQTAYKQIRPLLKEFGLAGTNDKYPSELSGGMKQRVAFLRAVLSGNPLLLLDEPFSALDAITKLSMQEWLLEQWEKRQSTILFITHDVDEALFLSDRIFLLKNKPVTAIEVITIPLGRERTRKDLHRPDILDLKERLLSTLRNEVTL, encoded by the coding sequence ATGTTGAAGTTTAATAATGTTTCGTTTGGCTATGAAGAAAATAATATGATACTAGACGAACTTTCATTCTCAGTTCGTCCAGGTGAATTCATTTCCATCTTAGGAGTTAGCGGGTCCGGTAAAAGCACGATTTTCCGCCTTGTCACCGGTCTAGATAACCCATCGACTGGTGACATCACACTGGAAGACGAGGTAAATGGACACCGGCTTGGCAAAGTGGGCTATATGCCTCAACAAGATTTGCTACTACCTTGGCGAACGATTTTGGAAAACGCATATTTACCACTCGAAATCATTGGCGTTGATAAACAGACTGCTTACAAACAAATAAGACCTTTATTAAAAGAGTTTGGGTTAGCAGGAACAAATGATAAATACCCTTCCGAACTATCAGGTGGCATGAAACAGCGCGTTGCATTTTTGCGCGCTGTTCTTTCCGGAAATCCGCTTCTCTTACTCGATGAACCCTTTTCTGCACTCGATGCAATTACTAAATTATCGATGCAGGAATGGCTGCTTGAGCAATGGGAGAAAAGACAGTCTACGATTCTATTCATCACGCATGATGTAGATGAAGCGCTATTTCTTTCAGACCGTATTTTCTTATTGAAAAATAAACCTGTTACCGCTATTGAGGTAATCACAATTCCACTAGGACGAGAGCGAACGCGCAAAGATTTGCACCGCCCTGATATATTGGATTTGAAAGAGCGTTTGCTTAGTACGCTGCGGAATGAGGTTACATTATGA
- a CDS encoding ABC transporter permease has product MRNTASSLIVIMFLVLWEFSARLIDKAFILPSPSQILVRLWELKDVLFLIHLPVTLLSIIIGLTLSIILGTTIAVWMSLNTSVQRAIYPILIASQMVPVIALAPIFVLWFGYTIWSKVAVAVLITFFPITVNAFDGLSSGKKDTKELFLTMGATKKDIFLKYSVPIALPHFFSGLKVAVTLSVIGATIGEWLGAQAGLGYFSRRMMTQFDGAAVFAPIFVLSFVGILLFVCVTFIEKRMLKWRTKS; this is encoded by the coding sequence ATGAGGAATACGGCATCTTCATTGATTGTGATAATGTTCTTAGTCCTATGGGAATTTAGCGCAAGGTTAATTGATAAAGCATTCATACTTCCTTCTCCATCTCAAATTTTAGTTCGCCTCTGGGAATTAAAGGACGTGCTATTTTTAATCCACTTGCCGGTGACTTTATTGTCAATCATCATTGGGCTAACGCTTTCAATCATTTTAGGAACAACAATTGCAGTTTGGATGTCTCTAAATACTAGTGTTCAAAGAGCAATCTATCCGATTTTAATTGCATCACAAATGGTCCCGGTGATTGCGCTAGCACCCATTTTCGTTTTATGGTTCGGCTACACAATTTGGAGCAAAGTCGCTGTAGCCGTTTTGATCACGTTTTTCCCAATTACAGTGAACGCCTTTGATGGATTGTCTTCCGGAAAGAAGGATACTAAGGAGTTATTTTTAACAATGGGTGCTACGAAAAAAGATATATTCTTAAAATATTCCGTACCCATTGCACTTCCCCACTTCTTTTCAGGATTAAAAGTAGCCGTAACGCTAAGCGTAATCGGTGCAACAATTGGTGAATGGCTAGGCGCACAAGCTGGACTCGGTTATTTTAGCCGTCGCATGATGACGCAATTCGACGGAGCGGCAGTATTTGCACCGATTTTCGTTCTATCCTTTGTTGGGATTCTATTATTTGTTTGTGTGACATTCATTGAAAAACGCATGTTAAAATGGAGGACAAAAAGTTGA
- a CDS encoding exonuclease SbcCD subunit D: MKFFHTADWHLGKLVQGVYMTDEQRYILNQFIEAIELEKPDVIVIAGDLYDRAVPPTEAVALLDEVLEKIVMDMKIPVIAIGGNHDSPGRLHFGSTLMQKNGYYIAGQVSREIDPVVLQDEFGEVHFHLVPFADPSVIRHLHEDKTISNHQDAMKKITEGIFEKMDDKARHIFVGHAFVTKRGESEENTSDSERPIAIGGAEYVSAHLFEPFHYTALGHLHQAHYVLNETIRYAGSPLKYSISEEHHNKGFFIVELDGGGNATVEKRELIPNRDMRTVEGTIEEIQKHPISEDYVFVKLLDETPVLFPMEKIRSVYPNAMHVERKMLVPKSTIETGTKTEQGKKDDIQLFTGFYKEMMGETVDEETKSLFEEVLYEVMNREEG, translated from the coding sequence ATGAAGTTTTTCCATACGGCAGATTGGCATTTAGGGAAACTCGTTCAAGGTGTTTATATGACTGACGAACAACGTTATATATTAAATCAATTCATCGAAGCGATAGAATTAGAAAAGCCAGATGTGATTGTCATTGCTGGTGATTTGTATGATAGAGCAGTTCCGCCAACAGAAGCGGTGGCACTACTTGATGAAGTTCTTGAGAAAATTGTGATGGATATGAAAATTCCTGTCATTGCAATTGGTGGAAACCATGATAGCCCGGGGCGTCTCCATTTCGGAAGTACGCTTATGCAGAAGAACGGATATTACATTGCTGGACAAGTTTCGAGAGAAATTGATCCTGTCGTTTTACAGGACGAGTTCGGCGAGGTCCATTTTCATCTGGTGCCGTTTGCGGATCCATCTGTGATTAGGCATCTTCACGAAGATAAAACAATCTCAAATCACCAGGATGCCATGAAGAAAATTACCGAGGGTATTTTCGAAAAGATGGATGACAAAGCACGTCATATCTTTGTTGGACACGCTTTTGTTACAAAGCGCGGAGAAAGTGAAGAGAATACGAGTGATTCAGAACGACCAATCGCGATTGGAGGAGCGGAATACGTCTCCGCACATTTATTTGAGCCATTCCATTACACGGCGCTCGGCCATTTACACCAAGCCCATTACGTACTGAATGAAACCATTCGTTACGCAGGATCGCCACTTAAATATTCAATTTCAGAAGAACATCATAATAAAGGATTTTTCATCGTTGAATTAGACGGTGGAGGCAATGCCACAGTTGAAAAACGTGAATTGATTCCAAATCGGGATATGCGAACAGTCGAAGGAACCATCGAAGAAATTCAGAAACATCCAATTAGCGAGGATTACGTTTTTGTAAAACTTCTTGACGAGACGCCGGTTTTATTTCCAATGGAAAAGATTCGATCGGTCTATCCGAATGCGATGCATGTAGAACGGAAGATGTTAGTGCCGAAGTCGACCATTGAAACAGGGACGAAAACAGAGCAAGGCAAGAAGGACGATATCCAACTCTTTACTGGATTTTATAAAGAAATGATGGGCGAAACGGTTGATGAAGAAACGAAAAGCTTATTTGAAGAAGTACTATACGAAGTCATGAATAGGGAGGAGGGGTGA
- a CDS encoding nucleotide excision repair endonuclease: protein MITIKVPNPDITIVQRKQDENTDAPKIKPVYGFIDLHEIPRDKGGLILFYNHKDELLFVGKARKLRQRVSKHFNDNVSPLKNHRDEVNKIEILLVEEPMERDILETYIINTQFAKYNVDKVYYK, encoded by the coding sequence TTGATTACAATCAAAGTACCAAATCCTGATATTACAATCGTTCAACGAAAACAAGATGAGAATACCGATGCACCGAAGATAAAGCCTGTTTATGGTTTTATCGATCTTCATGAAATTCCACGCGATAAAGGCGGTCTCATTTTATTTTATAATCATAAAGATGAATTACTTTTCGTGGGCAAAGCGCGCAAACTTCGTCAACGTGTGAGCAAGCATTTTAATGACAATGTCTCACCGCTTAAGAACCACCGCGATGAAGTAAATAAAATAGAGATTCTGTTAGTGGAAGAGCCTATGGAACGCGATATTTTAGAAACGTATATTATTAACACGCAATTTGCGAAATACAATGTAGATAAAGTATATTATAAATAA
- a CDS encoding ABC transporter substrate-binding protein, with translation MRNIKVILGSIMLLFALSACNKEETEKVSIMLDWYPNAVHSFLYVAEEKGYFEEEGIELDIQFPANPTDPINLAAAGKVTMGITYQPDVIIAKTEQDIAVKSVGVLVRSPLNHLGFLEETGIKSPKDLEGKTIGFTGIPLNEAMVETMMETDGADFNSVTMVDVGFELSSSIVSENADAAVGMFINHEFPMLEYEGYNPGHIDPTDYGVPSFYELVVVTSDDTWNKKQANIEAFWRAARKAFDDMEKDPDEALATLLKHQDKANFPLIEEVEKESLSILLPKMKSSGKFGYQDAEVWEVTADWMTKAGLLTKEPSLDGIFVNLED, from the coding sequence TTGAGAAATATTAAAGTAATTTTAGGAAGTATCATGCTTTTATTTGCATTAAGTGCCTGTAATAAAGAGGAAACAGAAAAAGTAAGCATTATGCTCGATTGGTATCCAAACGCAGTACATAGTTTTCTTTATGTTGCTGAAGAAAAAGGCTATTTCGAAGAAGAAGGAATTGAACTGGATATTCAATTCCCAGCTAATCCAACAGACCCGATTAACTTAGCTGCGGCTGGGAAAGTGACGATGGGTATTACCTATCAGCCAGATGTCATCATCGCGAAAACGGAACAAGATATTGCAGTGAAATCGGTCGGCGTACTTGTTCGATCCCCGCTTAATCATTTAGGTTTTTTAGAAGAGACCGGCATTAAGTCTCCTAAAGACCTTGAAGGAAAAACAATTGGGTTCACTGGAATCCCACTTAATGAAGCAATGGTCGAAACGATGATGGAAACGGACGGTGCAGATTTCAATTCGGTTACAATGGTCGATGTCGGATTCGAATTAAGTTCATCAATTGTTTCTGAAAATGCAGATGCAGCTGTCGGAATGTTTATCAATCACGAATTTCCAATGTTGGAATACGAAGGCTATAATCCCGGACATATTGACCCAACAGATTACGGAGTCCCCTCTTTTTATGAACTCGTAGTCGTAACAAGTGATGACACTTGGAATAAAAAGCAAGCGAATATCGAAGCATTTTGGCGCGCGGCTAGAAAAGCGTTCGACGACATGGAAAAAGATCCAGATGAAGCACTCGCGACCTTGTTAAAGCATCAGGATAAAGCGAACTTCCCGCTTATTGAAGAAGTCGAAAAAGAATCGTTATCAATTCTGCTTCCAAAGATGAAATCTAGCGGTAAATTTGGCTATCAGGATGCGGAAGTATGGGAAGTCACTGCAGATTGGATGACAAAAGCAGGTTTACTCACAAAAGAGCCAAGCTTGGACGGGATTTTTGTTAATCTGGAAGACTGA
- a CDS encoding TetR/AcrR family transcriptional regulator → MTKRKVLIIEKASELFAENGFDATSVQDITDACGISKGAFYLSFKSKENLLFSIFEYFSDKLIARMGGLLDLEIGTRERFELFFSVQFEEIARYSDFIMMQMREQTSPGNAEMLALINELRQRTYKVQERLLLEVYGDGIRKHMPDLLVLLSGLIKGYIEIIIFNKDELNYVELGAYIVERTDSIVAGLSEPFLKSDQLIGYRVNGSNTMITADELLKDIELFKHVVKDEDLLISLDVIKEELSEKNHRKPVIQGMMSNLKNHAGTEALLGKLNLFIKSMC, encoded by the coding sequence TTGACGAAAAGAAAAGTATTAATAATAGAAAAGGCATCTGAACTATTTGCGGAGAACGGTTTTGATGCGACTTCAGTACAAGATATTACAGATGCCTGTGGAATTTCGAAAGGTGCTTTTTATCTCTCATTTAAATCGAAGGAAAATCTGTTGTTTTCAATCTTCGAATACTTTAGTGATAAACTAATTGCCAGAATGGGCGGTTTATTGGACTTGGAAATCGGTACTAGGGAAAGATTCGAATTATTCTTCAGTGTCCAATTTGAAGAGATTGCACGTTACTCGGACTTTATTATGATGCAAATGCGAGAACAGACAAGCCCCGGAAACGCCGAAATGTTAGCGTTAATCAATGAATTGCGCCAAAGAACATATAAGGTGCAGGAAAGATTACTGCTTGAAGTCTATGGGGATGGTATTCGTAAACATATGCCTGATCTCCTCGTTTTATTAAGTGGGCTTATTAAAGGGTATATTGAAATTATCATATTTAATAAAGATGAATTGAACTATGTCGAACTAGGGGCTTATATTGTGGAACGAACGGATTCAATTGTGGCAGGTTTATCCGAACCATTCTTGAAGTCTGACCAGCTAATAGGTTATCGTGTTAACGGTAGTAACACGATGATAACTGCCGATGAGTTATTGAAAGACATCGAGTTATTCAAACATGTAGTGAAAGATGAGGATTTGTTAATTAGTTTAGATGTAATTAAAGAGGAACTTTCGGAAAAAAATCATCGGAAACCGGTCATACAAGGGATGATGTCGAATTTGAAAAACCATGCAGGAACTGAAGCGCTTTTAGGTAAATTAAACCTTTTTATAAAAAGCATGTGTTAA